The nucleotide sequence AGAATGTACGCCCATTTGGGTTAAACGCTCAACGTGCTGCACTGCACGCAAGTCTTTCGAGTTCATAAAATAGGTGCCGTGCTCATCTTCAAAAGCGGTCATTTGCTCGTCAGGGCGTTGTGATTCGGTGTAGAGGAACACTTTGTCGGTCGCTTCGCCTGAGCCTAAGGTTGGAGCAATGTTCTTTACTTCAATTTCCGGCTCATATTTCGGCACGATCTGACCGACTTCGTCCACTTTACCCTCTTCCATTTTGTATTCCCAACGGCACGCATTGGTGCAAGTGCCTTGGTTCGGGTCACGTTTGTTGATGTAGCCTGAAAGCAAACAACGACCTGAATACGCCATACATAACGCACCGTGAACGAAAATTTCCAGCTCCATTTCCGGCACTTGTTGGCGAATTTCTTCGATTTCTTCAAGGGATAATTCACGGGATAAAATCACACGAGTTAAACCCATTTGATGCCAGAATTTCACCGTTGCCCAGTTCACCGCATTTGCTTGCACGGAAAGGTGAATATCCATTTCAGGGAAGTTTTCACGCACTAACATAATCAAGCCCGGATCAGACATAATCAATGCGTCCGGCTTCATATCCACCACCACTTTTAAATCTTTGATGAAGGTTTTGAGCTTGGAGTTGTGTGGGGCGATATTCACTACCACATAGAATTTTTTACCGAGAGCGTGAGCTTCATCAATCGCAATTTTTAAATTTTCGTGGTTAAATTCGTTGTTACGCACACGCAAGCTGTAACGTGGCTGACCGGCGTAAATCGCATCGGCTCCATAAGCAAAAGCGTAACGCATATTTTTTAATGAACCGGCTGGCGAAAGCAGCTCAGGTTTGGCATATTTTAAAGTCATAGGTAATCTCTTTTCTGATAACAAGTCAGGACTTTCCAACAAGGGAAAGCGTAAGCGGTCTATTTTCTAAGAAATCTTGCATATTGGCAAGTTAATCCATACAATTCGCTTCTTTAAGCTCTTTTATTTACACTTTTTGTGGGGAACAAAGCGATGAAACTTAAACTTATTTTAGCAACAAGCTTGCTTGCATTTTCGGCGTTAAGCCAAGCTCAAAGCATCAAAATGGAAATGATGCAG is from Mannheimia varigena and encodes:
- the yegQ gene encoding tRNA 5-hydroxyuridine modification protein YegQ; this translates as MTLKYAKPELLSPAGSLKNMRYAFAYGADAIYAGQPRYSLRVRNNEFNHENLKIAIDEAHALGKKFYVVVNIAPHNSKLKTFIKDLKVVVDMKPDALIMSDPGLIMLVRENFPEMDIHLSVQANAVNWATVKFWHQMGLTRVILSRELSLEEIEEIRQQVPEMELEIFVHGALCMAYSGRCLLSGYINKRDPNQGTCTNACRWEYKMEEGKVDEVGQIVPKYEPEIEVKNIAPTLGSGEATDKVFLYTESQRPDEQMTAFEDEHGTYFMNSKDLRAVQHVERLTQMGVHSLKIEGRTKSFYYCARTAQVYRKAIDDAAAGKPFDESLLDTLESLAHRGYTEGFLRRHTHDEYQNYEYGYSISERQQFVGEFTGKRNEQGMAEVAVKNKFLVGDSVEMMTPKGNIVFKIERMLNRKNESVEAALGDGHFVFLDVPQDIDLDFALLMRNLVKANTRNPHQA